The proteins below are encoded in one region of Qipengyuania sp. HL-TH1:
- the thyA gene encoding thymidylate synthase, with protein sequence MSESHPEQPYLELMRRIWSEGDERMDRTGVGTRSVFGAMLRFDLADGAMPLVTTKRVYWKTATRELLWFLTGNTNIRPLVLQGVKIWNEWPHARYVKETGEAIALEQFVQRIAGDETFAARWGDLGPVYGKQWVDWPTYEAQGDGSYRSGPGINQVAQVVESLRSNPGSRRHIIEGWNVAELDAMALPPCHKTYQFHVAGDRLNCLLYQRSCDVALGLPFNLWSAALLTRMIAQQVGLEPGELVWTGGDTHLYLNHEALIDEQLSREPQGRPRLEIVRRPPSIFDYAIEDFVVHDYTPHAPIKAPVAV encoded by the coding sequence GTGTCCGAATCGCACCCTGAACAGCCCTATCTCGAACTCATGCGCCGCATCTGGTCGGAGGGTGACGAACGGATGGACCGGACCGGCGTCGGAACGCGGTCGGTCTTCGGCGCGATGCTGCGGTTCGACCTCGCCGACGGCGCGATGCCGCTGGTGACGACCAAACGGGTTTACTGGAAGACCGCGACGCGCGAATTGTTGTGGTTCCTTACCGGCAACACCAACATCCGCCCGCTCGTGCTCCAAGGCGTCAAGATATGGAACGAATGGCCGCATGCGCGCTATGTGAAGGAAACGGGCGAGGCGATCGCGCTGGAGCAATTCGTACAGCGGATCGCGGGGGACGAAACCTTCGCCGCGCGCTGGGGCGACCTCGGCCCGGTCTACGGCAAGCAATGGGTTGATTGGCCGACCTACGAAGCGCAGGGCGATGGCAGCTACCGGTCGGGGCCGGGGATCAACCAGGTCGCGCAGGTGGTCGAATCGCTGCGCAGCAATCCGGGTAGCCGGCGGCATATCATCGAGGGCTGGAACGTCGCCGAACTCGATGCGATGGCGCTGCCGCCGTGTCACAAGACCTATCAGTTCCATGTTGCGGGGGATCGCCTCAACTGCCTGCTCTACCAGCGCAGCTGCGATGTCGCGCTGGGGCTGCCGTTCAACCTGTGGTCGGCAGCGTTGCTGACGCGGATGATCGCGCAGCAGGTCGGCCTCGAGCCCGGCGAGCTCGTCTGGACGGGCGGGGACACGCACCTCTATCTCAACCACGAAGCACTGATAGACGAGCAGCTGTCGCGGGAACCGCAGGGTCGCCCGCGCCTTGAGATAGTGCGGCGTCCGCCTTCCATCTTCGACTACGCGATCGAGGATTTCGTGGTTCACGATTACACGCCGCATGCGCCGATCAAGGCGCCCGTCGCGGTGTGA
- a CDS encoding YdeI/OmpD-associated family protein, with translation MTRDSRVDEYIDRAQPFAQPILHHIRDLVHRALPDTVEAIKWGVPHFVVGGKNAVGMAAFKNHASLMLCSEEFAGGGMGNFGRITALDMLPADDELIARFKQAAQDAQAPMAARQRPKPPIAMPDDFRDALARCDGAIAVWKGFTDAQRRDYLDWVVSAKREATRAKRIATAAVWIGEGKRRNWKYESC, from the coding sequence ATGACGCGTGACAGCCGAGTCGACGAATACATCGACAGGGCGCAGCCTTTTGCGCAGCCGATCCTGCACCACATTCGTGATCTCGTGCACCGGGCGCTGCCCGATACGGTCGAGGCGATCAAATGGGGCGTCCCGCATTTCGTGGTAGGCGGGAAGAATGCCGTCGGGATGGCGGCGTTCAAGAACCATGCGTCCCTAATGCTGTGCAGCGAAGAATTCGCTGGCGGCGGAATGGGAAATTTCGGCCGGATCACCGCGCTCGACATGCTTCCCGCCGATGATGAGCTGATCGCGCGGTTCAAACAGGCGGCCCAGGATGCGCAAGCGCCTATGGCCGCCCGGCAGAGGCCGAAGCCGCCGATCGCGATGCCCGACGATTTCCGCGATGCGCTCGCCAGGTGCGACGGTGCGATTGCCGTCTGGAAGGGTTTTACCGATGCCCAGCGACGCGATTATCTCGATTGGGTGGTAAGCGCCAAACGCGAAGCGACCCGCGCGAAACGCATTGCCACCGCTGCCGTATGGATCGGCGAGGGCAAGCGGCGTAACTGGAAATATGAAAGCTGTTAG
- a CDS encoding dihydrolipoamide acetyltransferase family protein, with protein MAKFTFNMPDIGEGIAEAEIVQWHKQVGDQISEDEEFVDMMTDKATVPMESPVNGKILEIAGGEGDMVSIGSMLVVIEVEGEVPEDVVEEAAPATEAAPASAPAPKDEAVEERIEVENSDASDADDALAADPKPEPLPAPTPAPEPVQHAKVLATPAVRKRAKDLGVDLAQVKPAEDGRVRHGDLDQFLSYNAGYGAAAAPRADEEKKVIGMRRRIAENMAASKRNIPHFSYVEECDVTDLEVLRAQLNSNRGDKPKLTILPLLITAICKTLPDFPMINARYDDEGGVVTRHGAVHLGMAAQTDAGLMVPVIRDAQAKNPWQLANEISRLAEAARSGTAKSEELQGGTLTVTSLGPLGGVATTPVINRPEVAIIGPNRIIERPMYVTGSDGAERIEKRKLMNISISCDHRVVDGWDAASFVQALKKLLETPALILVD; from the coding sequence ATGGCGAAATTCACCTTCAACATGCCCGATATCGGCGAAGGCATCGCCGAGGCCGAGATTGTGCAATGGCACAAGCAGGTCGGCGATCAGATCAGCGAAGACGAAGAATTCGTCGACATGATGACCGACAAGGCCACCGTGCCGATGGAAAGCCCCGTGAACGGCAAGATCCTCGAGATCGCCGGCGGGGAGGGCGACATGGTATCGATCGGCTCGATGCTCGTCGTCATCGAGGTCGAAGGCGAAGTGCCTGAGGATGTCGTCGAGGAAGCCGCGCCTGCAACCGAGGCTGCGCCCGCATCGGCCCCCGCGCCGAAGGACGAGGCGGTCGAGGAACGGATCGAGGTCGAGAACTCGGATGCGTCCGATGCCGACGATGCGCTGGCGGCCGATCCGAAGCCCGAGCCGCTTCCTGCGCCGACGCCCGCGCCCGAACCGGTCCAGCACGCCAAAGTTCTCGCCACCCCGGCGGTGCGCAAGCGCGCCAAGGACCTCGGCGTCGACCTGGCGCAGGTGAAGCCGGCCGAGGACGGCCGCGTTCGGCACGGCGATCTCGACCAGTTCCTGTCCTACAATGCCGGCTATGGCGCCGCCGCCGCGCCCCGTGCGGACGAAGAGAAGAAGGTCATCGGCATGCGCCGCCGTATCGCCGAGAACATGGCTGCATCGAAGCGCAACATCCCGCATTTCTCCTATGTCGAGGAATGCGATGTCACCGATCTGGAAGTGCTGCGTGCGCAGCTCAACAGCAACCGCGGCGACAAGCCCAAGCTGACCATCCTGCCGCTGCTGATCACCGCGATCTGCAAGACGCTGCCCGACTTCCCGATGATCAACGCCCGCTACGACGACGAAGGCGGTGTGGTGACACGTCACGGCGCGGTGCATCTGGGCATGGCTGCGCAGACCGATGCCGGGCTGATGGTCCCGGTGATCCGGGATGCGCAGGCGAAGAACCCGTGGCAACTCGCCAACGAAATCTCGCGCCTGGCCGAGGCAGCCCGTAGCGGCACGGCGAAGAGCGAGGAATTGCAGGGCGGCACGCTGACGGTCACTTCGCTCGGCCCCCTGGGCGGCGTGGCGACGACACCGGTTATCAATCGCCCCGAAGTCGCGATCATCGGCCCCAACCGCATCATCGAACGCCCGATGTATGTCACCGGCAGCGATGGCGCCGAGCGGATCGAGAAGCGCAAGCTGATGAATATCTCGATTAGCTGCGACCACCGCGTGGTCGATGGCTGGGACGCGGCGAGCTTCGTCCAGGCGCTCAAGAAGCTGCTCGAAACCCCGGCGCTGATCCTCGTGGATTGA
- a CDS encoding 3-methyl-2-oxobutanoate dehydrogenase (2-methylpropanoyl-transferring) subunit alpha translates to MADRPKGSAEGENRPALSLHVPEPKFRPGDTVDFSHIDVPEAGSMARPDEACDPAEMRDLAYGLVRVLGDDDKAHGPWDPKLDADTLRAMLGHMAMTRAFDERMFRGQRQGKTSFYMKCTGEEATSVSASMALAGDDMVFPSYRQQGILIQRGYPLIEMINQIYSNKGDKLKGRQLPIMYSSREHSFFTISGNLATQTPQAVGWAMASAMKGDSRIAATWVGEGSTAEGDFHSACTFATVYNAPVILNVINNQWAISSFSGFAGAERTTFAARALGYGLAGLRVDGNDALACYAAERWAANRARANAGPTLIEFFTYRAEGHSTSDDPSGYRSAQERSEWPLGDPVMRLKNHLIALGEWDEERQEKMDLEAAEHVKKVTKEAEANGILGHGLHHPFRTMFEDVFEELPWHLREQADQAVHERKTKFPEGLPEA, encoded by the coding sequence ATGGCCGACAGGCCCAAGGGTAGTGCAGAAGGCGAGAACCGTCCGGCTCTCTCGCTGCATGTGCCCGAACCCAAGTTCCGGCCGGGCGACACGGTCGATTTCTCGCACATCGACGTGCCCGAGGCCGGCAGCATGGCGCGGCCCGACGAGGCCTGTGACCCTGCGGAGATGCGCGATCTGGCTTATGGGCTGGTCCGCGTGCTGGGCGATGACGACAAGGCACACGGGCCGTGGGATCCCAAGCTCGACGCGGACACGCTGCGCGCCATGCTCGGCCACATGGCGATGACGCGCGCGTTCGACGAACGCATGTTTCGCGGCCAGCGGCAGGGCAAGACCAGCTTCTATATGAAGTGCACCGGCGAGGAGGCGACCAGCGTCTCGGCCTCGATGGCGCTGGCGGGGGACGACATGGTCTTTCCCAGCTACCGCCAGCAGGGCATCCTGATCCAGCGCGGTTACCCGCTGATCGAGATGATCAACCAGATCTACTCGAACAAGGGCGACAAGCTGAAGGGCCGCCAGCTGCCGATCATGTATTCGAGCCGCGAGCACAGCTTCTTCACCATCAGCGGCAATCTCGCGACGCAGACCCCGCAGGCGGTGGGCTGGGCAATGGCCAGCGCGATGAAGGGCGACAGCCGGATCGCCGCGACGTGGGTGGGCGAGGGCAGCACCGCGGAGGGCGACTTCCATTCGGCCTGCACCTTCGCGACGGTGTATAATGCACCGGTTATCCTCAACGTTATCAACAACCAGTGGGCGATCTCCAGCTTCAGTGGTTTCGCCGGGGCGGAGCGCACCACCTTTGCCGCACGCGCACTGGGCTACGGCCTTGCGGGTCTGCGGGTGGACGGCAACGACGCGCTGGCGTGTTATGCCGCTGAACGCTGGGCAGCCAATCGCGCGCGCGCCAACGCCGGGCCGACGCTGATCGAGTTCTTTACCTACCGGGCCGAAGGGCATTCCACCTCGGACGATCCTAGCGGCTATCGCAGCGCGCAGGAACGCAGCGAATGGCCGCTCGGCGATCCGGTGATGCGGCTGAAGAACCACCTCATCGCGCTTGGCGAATGGGACGAGGAGCGGCAGGAGAAGATGGACCTCGAGGCGGCCGAACACGTCAAGAAGGTGACCAAGGAAGCCGAGGCCAACGGTATCCTCGGCCACGGTCTCCACCACCCGTTCCGCACCATGTTCGAAGACGTCTTCGAAGAGCTTCCCTGGCACCTGCGCGAGCAGGCTGACCAGGCGGTGCACGAGCGCAAGACCAAGTTTCCCGAAGGATTGCCCGAGGCATGA
- a CDS encoding alpha-ketoacid dehydrogenase subunit beta produces MSETQTKDLPAGTQDGERRLNMIEAINDALDVSMGRDDDVVVMGEDVGYFGGVFRCTAGLQDKYGKTRVFDTPINECGIIAVAVGMGAYGLRPVPEIQFADYIYPGLDQLISEAARLRYRSAGEYIAPMTVRSPFGGGIFGGQTHSQSPEAIFTHVSGLKTVIPATPYDAKGLLISCIEDNDPVIFFEPKRIYNGPFSGYYDKPVQPWKKFDASVVPEGYYKIPLGKARHVTEGDRLTVLAYGTMVHVVEAVCREKGVEADILDLRTLVPLDIEAIEASIERTGRCLIVHEATRTSGFGAELSALVTERCFYHLEAPVERVTGFDTPYPHSLEWAYFPGPIRIGEAIDKILKD; encoded by the coding sequence ATGAGCGAGACCCAGACCAAGGACCTGCCCGCAGGCACGCAGGACGGTGAACGCCGTCTCAATATGATCGAGGCGATCAACGATGCGCTCGACGTGTCGATGGGCCGCGACGACGATGTCGTGGTGATGGGCGAGGACGTCGGCTATTTCGGCGGCGTCTTCCGCTGCACCGCGGGGCTGCAGGACAAATACGGCAAGACGCGCGTGTTCGACACGCCGATCAACGAATGCGGGATCATCGCGGTGGCAGTGGGGATGGGCGCCTATGGCCTGCGCCCGGTGCCTGAGATTCAGTTCGCCGATTACATCTACCCCGGGCTCGACCAGCTGATCTCCGAGGCGGCGCGCCTGCGCTATCGTTCGGCAGGCGAATATATTGCACCGATGACCGTCCGATCGCCCTTTGGCGGGGGCATCTTCGGCGGCCAGACGCACAGCCAGAGCCCAGAAGCGATCTTTACGCATGTATCGGGCCTCAAGACGGTTATCCCGGCCACGCCCTATGACGCCAAGGGGCTGCTGATCTCGTGCATCGAGGACAATGACCCGGTCATCTTCTTCGAACCCAAGCGCATCTACAACGGCCCGTTCTCGGGCTATTACGACAAGCCGGTGCAGCCGTGGAAGAAGTTCGACGCCAGCGTCGTGCCCGAAGGCTATTACAAGATCCCGCTGGGCAAGGCGCGGCACGTCACCGAAGGCGACCGGCTGACCGTCCTCGCCTATGGCACGATGGTCCATGTGGTCGAGGCGGTGTGCCGCGAGAAGGGCGTCGAAGCCGACATCCTCGACCTGCGCACGCTGGTTCCGCTCGACATCGAAGCGATCGAAGCCTCGATCGAACGCACCGGGCGCTGCCTGATCGTGCACGAAGCGACCCGGACGAGCGGTTTCGGGGCGGAGCTTTCCGCGCTGGTGACCGAGCGCTGTTTCTATCATCTCGAAGCCCCGGTCGAACGCGTGACCGGCTTCGACACACCCTATCCCCACAGCCTCGAATGGGCCTATTTCCCCGGTCCGATCCGCATCGGCGAGGCCATCGACAAGATCCTCAAGGACTGA
- a CDS encoding efflux RND transporter periplasmic adaptor subunit: protein MVARYRPLVAENAISGQEFDAAQAAAREANANVAQIQAQLRASSLQLGYTTVRAPISGRAGRAAVTEGALVSQAEGTLMTRIEQISPIYVSFSQSATEVLQIRRAIASGQLDLAPGDAVEVRLLFPDGTEYELPGLIEFLDFSVDEATGTVQLRAEFPNPDGLLLPGEFVNARIYAGKVTDVIAIPQRAVTVADAGGTVMIVDKDGKAAVRPVKLGQLMGDSWVVESGLKPGDRVIVSNLQKLQPGMPVQIANAATGRKAAAPTPAAKAD from the coding sequence GTGGTCGCACGCTATCGCCCGCTGGTTGCCGAGAATGCCATCAGCGGTCAGGAATTCGACGCTGCGCAGGCCGCCGCGCGCGAAGCCAATGCCAATGTCGCGCAGATCCAGGCGCAGCTGCGCGCGTCCTCGCTCCAGCTCGGCTATACCACGGTTCGCGCACCGATTTCGGGCCGCGCCGGACGTGCTGCGGTGACCGAAGGCGCGCTGGTGTCGCAGGCGGAGGGAACGCTGATGACGCGGATCGAGCAGATCTCGCCGATCTACGTCTCCTTCTCGCAATCGGCCACCGAAGTGCTCCAGATCCGCCGCGCGATTGCCAGCGGTCAGCTTGACCTTGCTCCCGGCGATGCGGTCGAGGTCCGGCTGCTGTTCCCCGATGGGACCGAATACGAACTGCCCGGTCTGATCGAATTCCTCGACTTCTCGGTCGACGAGGCGACCGGCACGGTCCAGCTGCGCGCCGAGTTTCCCAATCCCGACGGGCTCCTGCTGCCGGGCGAATTCGTCAACGCGCGAATTTATGCCGGCAAGGTCACCGATGTAATCGCCATTCCGCAGCGCGCGGTCACGGTGGCCGATGCGGGCGGCACGGTGATGATCGTCGACAAGGACGGGAAGGCCGCGGTCCGCCCCGTCAAGCTGGGCCAGCTGATGGGTGATAGCTGGGTCGTGGAAAGCGGGCTCAAACCCGGCGACCGGGTGATCGTGTCGAACCTGCAGAAACTGCAGCCCGGCATGCCCGTGCAGATCGCCAATGCCGCCACCGGCCGCAAGGCCGCAGCCCCCACGCCCGCTGCAAAGGCGGATTGA
- a CDS encoding TetR/AcrR family transcriptional regulator: protein MEERACRIAAAGYGVISQYGIRRATMNDVATAAGVSRQTIYNVFPNREALLLGVARYHFESKWRAIREFCATTPDRRKRFEALLDNLVIEPWESMQSMPHADELELELATTIKQELVEVHLEAQRNLCEFLLEYQEALERRHITAKGLGEMLHHSIVGLKMSTTTREQIESVAATMLACLLALTDPDGA from the coding sequence ATGGAAGAGAGAGCATGCAGGATCGCCGCGGCGGGCTATGGGGTCATCAGCCAGTACGGCATCAGACGCGCCACAATGAACGATGTCGCTACGGCAGCGGGAGTTTCGCGCCAGACCATATACAATGTCTTCCCGAATCGCGAGGCGCTGCTGCTCGGCGTCGCGCGGTATCATTTCGAATCGAAGTGGAGGGCGATACGCGAGTTCTGCGCCACGACCCCTGACCGGCGCAAACGGTTCGAGGCATTGCTCGACAATCTGGTCATCGAGCCTTGGGAATCGATGCAGTCGATGCCGCATGCCGACGAGCTCGAGCTCGAACTGGCCACCACGATCAAGCAGGAACTCGTCGAGGTTCACCTCGAGGCACAGCGCAATCTTTGTGAATTCCTGCTCGAATATCAGGAGGCGCTCGAACGCCGGCACATTACCGCCAAGGGGCTTGGCGAAATGCTCCACCATTCGATCGTCGGCCTGAAAATGAGCACCACGACGCGCGAACAGATCGAATCCGTCGCCGCCACCATGCTGGCCTGCTTGCTGGCGCTTACCGATCCGGATGGCGCGTAA